The following proteins are co-located in the Apium graveolens cultivar Ventura chromosome 5, ASM990537v1, whole genome shotgun sequence genome:
- the LOC141660143 gene encoding uncharacterized protein LOC141660143, producing MDEILGGREHWTPDMQVFKDILFSSGLHVVNTVGDTFTWTNKHAHAPIFKRLDRMIANSHWFQAFTEGQVLFKTRGIMDHCPLVYDEPLCSRRFGKPFQFFNFMIDIPGFLDLVSRSWSLDCRGSPIHQFNLKLKHTKHALRELIKNHGMIQTNVQAFRTKLEEVYLALVSNPLDENLINTERSLINDLNVALSQEESVLLQKARVKWMGLGDGNNSFFHQ from the coding sequence ATGGATGAGATTCTTGGTGGTAGGGAGCATTGGACTCCTGATATGCAGGTTTTTAAAGATATATTGTTTAGTTCTGGCCTTCATGTTGTTAATACGGTGGGGGATACCTTCACCTGGACAAATAAACATGCTCATGCCCCTATTTTCAAGCGTCTTGATCGAATGATTGCTAATTCTCATTGGTTCCAGGCCTTTACAGAAGGTCAAGTGCTTTTCAAAACTCGTGGTATAATGGATCACTGCCCTCTTGTCTATGACGAGCCTTTGTGTTCTAGACGTTTTGGTAAACCTTTTCAGTTCTTTAATTTTATGATTGACATTCCTGGTTTTCTTGATTTGGTCTCGAGGTCATGGAGTTTAGACTGTCGTGGTTCTCCCATTCATCAGTTTAATCTCAAGCTCAAACACACTAAGCATGCTCTCCGGGAGTTGATTAAAAACCATGGCATGATTCAAACTAATGTGCAGGCCTTTCGAACTAAGCTTGAGGAGGTGTATTTGGCCTTGGTCTCTAATCCCCTTGATGAGAACCTTATCAACACCGAAAGATCCTTGATTAATGATCTTAATGTGGCTCTTTCTCAAGAGGAATCTGTTTTACTTCAAAAGGCGAGAGTTAAGTGGATGGG